The following proteins are co-located in the Larimichthys crocea isolate SSNF chromosome XXIV, L_crocea_2.0, whole genome shotgun sequence genome:
- the dnajc5gb gene encoding dnaJ (Hsp40) homolog, subfamily C, member 5 gamma b isoform X2: MEDPNKPQRKMSTAGDSLYKVLGLEKGASADDIKKAYRKLALRHHPDKNPDNPEAAEKFKEINNANSILSDENKRKIYDEYGSMGLYAAEQFGEEGVKYYFLMSKCWFKGLVACCSILTCCCCLCCCCFCCGKCKTSEDEDQFMYMDPEDLEAEIREQDAGENAPIVIQPHATNGTSGS; encoded by the exons ATGGAGGACCCGAACAAGCCTCAGCGTAAGATGTCCACAGCAGGAGACAGTCTGTACAAAGTGCTGGGCCTGGAGAAAGGAGCATCTGCAGACGACATAAAGAAGGCGTACAG gaaaCTGGCGTTGAGGCATCACCCCGACAAGAACCCCGACAACCCCGAAGCTGCGGAGAAGTTCAAGGAGATCAACAACGCCAACTCCATCCTCAGCGACGAGAACAAGCGCAAGATCTACGACGAGTATGGATCCATGGGGCTCTACGCCGCCGAGCAGTTCGGGGAGGAGGGCGTCAAATACTACTTCCTCATGTCCAAGTGCTGGTTCAAG GGCCTCGTGGCGTGCTGCAGTATtttgacctgctgctgctgtttgtgctgctgctgtttctgctgCGGGAAGTGCAAAACGTCAGAGGACGAGGATCAGTTCATGTACATGGACCCCGAGGACCTCGAGGCAGAGATAAGAGAACAGGACGCAG GTGAGAATGCTCCGATTGTGATTCAGCCTCACGCGACCAACGGCACCTCGGGTTCCTGA
- the dnajc5gb gene encoding dnaJ (Hsp40) homolog, subfamily C, member 5 gamma b isoform X1: MEDPNKPQRKMSTAGDSLYKVLGLEKGASADDIKKAYRKLALRHHPDKNPDNPEAAEKFKEINNANSILSDENKRKIYDEYGSMGLYAAEQFGEEGVKYYFLMSKCWFKGLVACCSILTCCCCLCCCCFCCGKCKTSEDEDQFMYMDPEDLEAEIREQDAAGDHVIIIQPSPSDTSGEVGNTSGENAPIVIQPHATNGTSGS, translated from the exons ATGGAGGACCCGAACAAGCCTCAGCGTAAGATGTCCACAGCAGGAGACAGTCTGTACAAAGTGCTGGGCCTGGAGAAAGGAGCATCTGCAGACGACATAAAGAAGGCGTACAG gaaaCTGGCGTTGAGGCATCACCCCGACAAGAACCCCGACAACCCCGAAGCTGCGGAGAAGTTCAAGGAGATCAACAACGCCAACTCCATCCTCAGCGACGAGAACAAGCGCAAGATCTACGACGAGTATGGATCCATGGGGCTCTACGCCGCCGAGCAGTTCGGGGAGGAGGGCGTCAAATACTACTTCCTCATGTCCAAGTGCTGGTTCAAG GGCCTCGTGGCGTGCTGCAGTATtttgacctgctgctgctgtttgtgctgctgctgtttctgctgCGGGAAGTGCAAAACGTCAGAGGACGAGGATCAGTTCATGTACATGGACCCCGAGGACCTCGAGGCAGAGATAAGAGAACAGGACGCAG CGGGAGACCATGTAATAATTATTCAGCCCAGTCCTAGTGACACTTCAGGTGAAGTTGGCAACACTTCAG GTGAGAATGCTCCGATTGTGATTCAGCCTCACGCGACCAACGGCACCTCGGGTTCCTGA
- the LOC104929424 gene encoding zinc transporter 2-like isoform X1 gives MLSEKQHLIEAHLEPLRWTNAPDEKYSDSSSELSDDASSVDGLWQPERLCQETDATSGAETDARRLARRKLYIACAVSIVFMTGEVIGGYAAHSLAIMTDAAHLLTDFGSIVISIFSLWISPRPQTHNMTFGWHRAEILGMLLSVLSIWAVTAALVISAVQRITDGDYDIDSQIMLVTSGCAVAVNILMVFILHQSGASHGHGHSFPSGQLHQEHDHHRHGHHHGNASVKAAFIHVVGDLVQSVGVLLAATIIHFWPEYKAADPICTFLFSVLVLGTTLPVTKDVFRILMEGAPQHVRFGAVRDLLLSVRGVTAVHSLHMWSLNMTHSLLSVHVAAEREADAQIVLTKATNLLRSEFGFSGVTIQVER, from the exons ATGCTTTCAGAGAAACAACATCTGATCGAGGCTCATTTGGAGCCTCTAAGATG GACAAACGCTCCGGATGAAAAATACTCAGACTCTTCATCAGAGCTGAGCGACGATGCCTCCAGCGTGGACGGCCTGTGGCAGCCTGAGCGGCTCTGTCAGGAGACGGACGCGACGTCTGGGGCCGAGACCGACGCCAGACGTCTGGCCAGGAGGAAACTTTACATCGCCTGCGCCGTCAGCATCGTCTTCATGACTGGGGAGGTGATTG GTGGATACGCCGCTCACAGTCTGGCCATCATGACAGACGCGGCTCATCTCCTGACCGACTTTGGCAGCATCGTGATCAGCATCTTCTCTCTGTGGATCTCGCCCAGGCCTCAGACGCACAACATGACCTTTGGGTGGCATCGAGCAG AGATTTTGGGCATGTTGCTGTCCGTTCTGTCTATCTGGGCCGTGACAGCAGCGTTGGTCATATCAGCCGTACAGAGGATCACCGATGGAGACTACGACATCGACAGTCAGATCATGCTCGTCACCTCAGGTTGTGCTGTGGCGGTCAACATCCT gatGGTCTTCATCCTCCATCAGTCCGGTGCCTCACACGGCCACGGTCACAGCTTTCCCAGCGGTCAGCTGCATCAGGAACATGACCACCACCGTCATGGTCACCATCACGGCAACGCCAGTGTGAAGGCGGCTTTCATCCACGTGGTGGGAGATCTGGTGCAAAGTGTCGGAGTCCTGCTGGCTGCCACCATCATCCACTTCTGG CCTGAATATAAAGCAGCCGATCCGATTTGCACGTTCCTGTTCTCCGTTCTTGTTCTTGGAACAACACTCCCGGTTACAAAGGATGTTTTCAGAATACTGATGgagg GCGCTCCTCAGCACGTTCGCTTCGGCGCCGTCAGagatctgctgctgtctgtgagaGGAGTTACGGCTGTTCACAGTTTGCACATGTGGAGCCTCAACATGACTCACTCTTTACTTTCTGTCCACGTGGCCGCAG